One window from the genome of Paenibacillus azoreducens encodes:
- a CDS encoding phosphatase has translation MKKLYVGLTLLLFSAIIYGSDLISAAIYSQVLVKEGVGWNSDYGIFKTALMEIGTIPITIAVISGILGIVLIILSLKRKPT, from the coding sequence ATGAAGAAATTATATGTTGGTTTGACCCTTTTGTTGTTTAGTGCCATTATCTATGGTTCTGATTTAATTTCTGCAGCTATTTACTCTCAAGTTTTAGTAAAAGAAGGTGTAGGGTGGAACTCAGATTATGGTATTTTTAAGACTGCTCTAATGGAAATAGGAACCATACCTATTACAATAGCAGTTATCTCAGGAATACTAGGAATAGTATTAATTATCTTATCACTAAAAAGAAAACCAACTTAA
- a CDS encoding IS3 family transposase (programmed frameshift) produces the protein MSKKIFTDKEIKLLSNNPYVKSVSSKAITYTDAFKQLFISESNQGKLPREIFEECGFDVTVIGVQRVKSSGNRWRASYQENGILGLQDTRSQASGRPLKRELTLEEKYARLEAQNNLLKAENELLKKIRFCRKGAEREIRLSPSQKYILIHTIIEKYQLHRMVNYLCKVSGVSRSGYYRYWSSEATQKRSQKEQRDEQLREVILKAFHFKRRKKGARSIKMTLEGQFKVIYNLKRIRRIMKKYDIVCPFRKANPYKRMMKATQEHRVVPNLLNREFKQNIPGKVLLTDITYLFYGSGKKAYLSTIKDSSTNEILAYHVSDRITMDLATDTLLKLKKNRRFKRADGAFIHSDQGSHYTHPDFQKMVKKMKLKQSMSRRGNCWDNAPQESFFGHFKDQASIKPCLTLHELKQEIKDYITYYNHYRYQWNLKKMTPVQYRDHLLQSA, from the exons ATGAGCAAGAAAATATTCACAGATAAAGAAATCAAGCTGTTATCTAACAATCCTTATGTGAAGTCCGTATCTTCAAAGGCAATTACGTATACGGATGCGTTTAAGCAATTGTTCATCTCAGAGAGCAACCAAGGCAAGCTGCCAAGAGAAATATTTGAAGAATGTGGTTTTGACGTAACCGTCATCGGGGTCCAAAGAGTCAAATCCTCAGGGAATAGATGGCGTGCGAGCTACCAGGAGAACGGAATCTTAGGTTTGCAGGATACAAGAAGCCAAGCATCAGGAAGACCTCTTAAACGGGAACTGACGCTGGAAGAGAAGTATGCCAGGTTGGAAGCTCAGAACAACTTGTTAAAAGCGGAGAACGAGTTGTTAAAAAAGATTCGTT TTTGCAGAAAGGGGGCAGAGCGAGAAATAAGGCTGTCACCTAGCCAGAAATATATCCTTATTCATACGATCATCGAGAAATATCAGCTCCACCGTATGGTCAATTATTTATGTAAGGTGTCAGGTGTCTCCAGAAGTGGATATTACAGGTACTGGTCTTCTGAAGCAACGCAAAAGAGAAGCCAGAAGGAACAGCGAGATGAGCAGCTAAGAGAAGTAATCTTAAAAGCATTTCATTTCAAAAGACGAAAGAAAGGGGCCCGTTCCATCAAGATGACATTGGAGGGGCAGTTTAAGGTAATCTACAATTTGAAACGGATTAGGAGGATTATGAAGAAATACGACATTGTATGTCCCTTCAGAAAGGCCAATCCCTATAAACGGATGATGAAGGCTACCCAGGAGCACAGGGTCGTTCCTAATCTGCTGAACCGGGAGTTTAAGCAGAACATCCCAGGTAAGGTATTGCTGACTGATATCACCTATTTATTTTACGGATCAGGTAAAAAAGCTTACTTATCAACAATCAAAGACAGCTCAACCAATGAAATCTTGGCATATCATGTGTCAGATCGGATCACCATGGATCTTGCGACAGATACTCTCCTGAAACTTAAGAAAAATCGAAGGTTTAAGAGAGCCGATGGTGCCTTCATTCATTCTGATCAGGGATCTCATTATACACATCCGGATTTTCAAAAAATGGTTAAGAAAATGAAATTGAAACAATCCATGTCTAGGCGAGGAAACTGCTGGGATAACGCCCCTCAGGAATCCTTTTTTGGCCATTTTAAAGATCAGGCTTCCATTAAACCTTGTTTGACTTTGCACGAGTTAAAACAGGAGATTAAGGACTACATAACCTATTACAACCACTACAGGTATCAATGGAATTTAAAAAAGATGACCCCTGTTCAATACAGAGATCATCTTCTTCAATCTGCCTAG
- a CDS encoding MFS transporter: MELFRNTIFVRMFLATFASQLGTMVGTMAFAFYLIDRFSNQPSYATVAEMMYSLPTLAVFLFIGVLADRLDRKRIAVYSDWIRAGLSVLLLVVIHEDWIVAAFAILFVRSAVSKFFAPAELSLLQGIMKPEQYVQASSLNMSIMGIFMLFGMSMGSAAYYYLGIEGAIIIDTASFIISGILLAVCRFPAHVRQPNGKAKLRDLHIKNIIADFSSGLKYILRSRLLLAIILGNFFFGIVNGVFSILPLFTMKYKLSPEHYQVHTPLVMVFLGIGYLVGSAFSAPLVKKVGKVSVLITGLFLVSALTIVAGSFDHLQLYYAAMVLLGIILAPINVVLGGWLPELVDPQSMGRVSGWIEPLATAGQALALGFVAITFPALVTVTVLYWILAASTLIVSTYYLIVLPSLNRKHQNAVKTEAAG; encoded by the coding sequence ATGGAACTGTTTCGCAACACCATTTTCGTAAGAATGTTTTTGGCCACTTTCGCGTCCCAGCTTGGGACGATGGTCGGCACGATGGCCTTCGCTTTTTACCTGATTGACCGCTTCAGCAACCAACCTTCCTATGCAACGGTAGCGGAGATGATGTATTCCCTTCCGACACTCGCAGTATTCCTGTTTATCGGCGTGCTGGCAGATCGGTTGGACCGCAAACGTATCGCCGTGTATAGCGATTGGATCAGGGCCGGATTGTCAGTTTTGCTGCTTGTGGTTATACATGAAGACTGGATTGTCGCCGCTTTCGCCATCCTTTTTGTGCGGAGCGCCGTGTCGAAATTTTTTGCCCCTGCCGAATTAAGCCTGCTGCAAGGCATCATGAAGCCGGAGCAATATGTTCAGGCTTCCAGCTTGAATATGTCGATCATGGGTATTTTTATGCTGTTCGGTATGAGCATGGGGTCGGCCGCCTATTATTACCTTGGCATCGAAGGAGCTATTATCATCGATACGGCCAGCTTTATCATCTCAGGCATTCTGCTCGCGGTTTGCCGCTTCCCGGCCCATGTCCGCCAGCCGAACGGAAAAGCTAAGCTGCGGGATCTGCACATCAAAAACATCATCGCCGATTTCAGCTCGGGGTTAAAATATATCCTCCGCTCTAGGCTGCTGCTTGCGATCATACTCGGCAACTTCTTTTTCGGTATTGTAAATGGCGTGTTTTCGATTCTCCCGTTGTTCACCATGAAATATAAGCTCAGTCCCGAACACTATCAGGTCCATACCCCTCTGGTCATGGTATTTCTCGGCATCGGATATCTTGTCGGGAGTGCATTCAGTGCGCCGCTGGTCAAAAAGGTCGGAAAAGTAAGCGTATTGATTACAGGACTTTTCCTGGTCTCCGCTCTGACAATTGTGGCAGGCAGCTTTGACCATCTTCAACTGTACTACGCCGCCATGGTGCTGCTTGGCATCATTCTTGCACCGATTAATGTCGTTCTCGGCGGCTGGCTGCCTGAGCTGGTTGACCCGCAAAGCATGGGCCGGGTGAGCGGTTGGATCGAACCATTGGCCACGGCCGGTCAGGCGCTTGCACTCGGGTTTGTCGCCATAACTTTCCCTGCCCTGGTCACCGTGACTGTGCTTTACTGGATTCTGGCAGCGAGCACGCTGATCGTCAGCACCTATTATCTGATCGTGCTCCCTTCGCTAAACCGCAAACATCAAAACGCCGTCAAGACGGAGGCGGCCGGATAA
- a CDS encoding lipoate--protein ligase family protein: MSDIINDEFSSMLILDRMNPDPQQDALYPFALDELLCKETGKGGPPLCHIWRHPRSFIIGLRDSRLPGAAKACAWLESLGYKTAIRNSGGAAVPLDLGVVNLSLILPKQGAGDERFRGDFERMYDLIRAALAHTGVSVDKGEIAGAYCPGDFDLSIGGRKFCGIAQRRQANAFVVQAFVIADGSGQERAGLVREFYDRAGKGAETGDFPQVESSSTASLAELAGVGPHAAASFAEAVKNVIRSRQTAEGIAASAAKLTLPGTREVEAMADQLRQRYAPK; the protein is encoded by the coding sequence ATGTCCGATATCATCAACGACGAATTCAGCTCCATGCTTATACTGGACCGGATGAACCCTGATCCGCAGCAAGATGCGCTGTATCCGTTCGCGCTCGACGAACTGCTGTGCAAAGAAACCGGCAAAGGCGGACCTCCTCTATGCCATATTTGGCGGCATCCCCGCTCCTTTATCATCGGGCTGCGCGACAGCCGTCTGCCGGGAGCGGCCAAAGCCTGTGCCTGGCTGGAATCGTTAGGGTACAAAACCGCTATCCGCAATTCCGGAGGCGCCGCCGTACCGCTTGACCTTGGCGTCGTAAACCTGTCGCTCATCCTGCCCAAGCAAGGGGCGGGCGACGAGCGTTTCCGCGGCGACTTTGAGCGGATGTACGACCTGATCCGCGCAGCGCTGGCCCACACAGGCGTTTCGGTCGACAAAGGGGAAATCGCCGGCGCATATTGCCCCGGGGATTTCGACCTGAGCATCGGCGGGCGGAAATTTTGCGGAATCGCGCAGCGACGGCAGGCGAATGCCTTCGTCGTGCAGGCCTTTGTCATCGCGGATGGCTCGGGGCAAGAGCGGGCCGGGCTCGTTCGGGAATTTTACGACCGGGCAGGCAAAGGGGCGGAGACCGGCGACTTCCCGCAGGTGGAAAGCAGCAGCACCGCCTCCCTTGCCGAGCTGGCTGGAGTCGGTCCCCATGCTGCCGCGAGCTTCGCCGAAGCGGTCAAAAACGTCATCCGCAGCCGGCAAACAGCCGAGGGAATTGCCGCTTCGGCTGCCAAACTAACGCTCCCGGGCACGCGGGAGGTTGAGGCGATGGCCGATCAGCTTAGGCAGCGTTATGCTCCCAAATAA
- a CDS encoding GNAT family N-acetyltransferase produces MIRKLTPGELDAILASLDRERHFLYFSYLTSRKQNTVHYGQFTEQGELLGVLAFLTGLPFHAFSVFPAQKSFDFRAVLAFMKEQLDLPVEAIGNFIVHEQDMADLRDQIAFSTPPEKLLLMKHIHHQMLPSADPRVLRLGPADFGQIESMMKKLGTMAFTKEELDHPFFGVAGKEGLIAVGGYHIYSEDYVELGNIGTDAAFRRQGLGKMVCAELTRAGAAVSPNVYLNVFEENEAAIRLYQSIGYENVAHQYIIQFVIPA; encoded by the coding sequence ATGATTCGCAAATTAACGCCGGGAGAGCTTGATGCCATCCTCGCATCGCTCGATCGGGAAAGGCATTTTCTGTATTTTTCGTACCTGACATCACGCAAGCAAAATACAGTGCATTACGGGCAGTTCACGGAACAAGGAGAGCTGCTTGGCGTTTTAGCCTTCCTGACAGGACTTCCGTTTCACGCTTTTTCCGTTTTTCCCGCACAAAAATCGTTTGATTTCCGGGCCGTGCTGGCTTTTATGAAAGAACAGCTGGATTTACCCGTTGAGGCCATTGGCAACTTTATCGTACATGAACAGGACATGGCCGATCTTCGCGATCAGATTGCATTTTCCACACCTCCGGAAAAATTGCTTCTCATGAAGCATATACATCATCAGATGCTGCCTTCGGCGGATCCGCGTGTGCTGCGCTTGGGGCCAGCTGACTTTGGGCAGATTGAATCCATGATGAAAAAACTCGGGACCATGGCCTTTACCAAGGAAGAACTGGATCATCCCTTCTTCGGCGTGGCGGGAAAGGAAGGTTTGATCGCTGTAGGAGGCTATCACATTTATAGCGAAGATTATGTGGAACTTGGGAATATTGGAACAGATGCGGCATTTAGAAGACAGGGTTTAGGAAAAATGGTTTGCGCAGAGCTGACCCGAGCAGGAGCAGCCGTTTCGCCTAATGTTTATCTGAATGTCTTTGAAGAAAATGAGGCCGCCATTCGGCTATATCAGTCCATTGGCTACGAAAATGTCGCCCATCAGTACATTATCCAATTCGTTATTCCTGCTTAA